The following proteins are encoded in a genomic region of Dialister hominis:
- a CDS encoding coiled-coil domain-containing protein, whose amino-acid sequence MANPNNSNHLAEYDDTNLAALPGYDYGNDDSGEIISLCRIFTDKFENRWLSRCADLNTYGNYEIFYQDKNEPPYFRNRSKLYYNFFENSNTTSDAGFYGIWTWSATRRDTDETKDFLVVNYTPEIDAIEVKIMEDSFSLDELIRLLKKGVDFNLNSGKVMFAIKSGSQYTGILCKAKDLDINNGVAVFSKNYTIAPVYRFGGNDILNLHNGFLFYRKPFAGIPIDLYPVRGPREIVKDIIFDSLSWNACKARGLTHDQHKSLKNFIGTIPDSDVTEKIVSELHCSLTEAQNYLDEFLDNAVSYIDGSSIEDDVLGSAISANDELWEKGKNSIREELVKENEDLIAEYNSLNDDLGTIKNEIKASKSTLEKAKADNEQFEQSLANRKKLAEDVEKAVAEKIQNARENAAEFLATMAFTTALPEKTEKAVETAKVPALYHTLPARGDINDLEVYHSWTHVIDTTAFELELAGVSGKYSSGLASFLCAAYSKKQPILLVGPNTNDIIQAFCASVTHLDHIHGILHCEGEFNHQVIAEIGTHNEDIVIIHNLLGSRWMNGLPEILSKKDIFYIVEHPYAEDIQIEPRSLYNFILPVFTEFLVDKKAEGGYRGGYFTEVLDPNKAPEDNHVRLKSLPKLGLPALVKNQITSLAASMHGIYPEVSGDDDFLLALLPIAYATMKMDKLTESLDSSDIALSKDLKSRMEYVLGDIQ is encoded by the coding sequence ATGGCTAATCCTAACAATTCAAACCATCTTGCGGAGTATGACGATACCAACCTTGCTGCTCTGCCTGGTTATGACTATGGTAACGATGATAGTGGTGAGATTATCTCCTTATGCCGTATCTTTACGGACAAATTCGAAAACCGTTGGCTATCCCGCTGCGCCGATCTGAACACTTATGGAAATTATGAGATTTTCTATCAGGATAAGAACGAACCGCCCTACTTTAGAAACAGAAGCAAACTTTACTACAATTTCTTTGAAAATAGTAATACAACTTCTGATGCTGGATTCTATGGCATATGGACCTGGTCTGCGACGCGCAGAGACACGGATGAAACAAAGGATTTTCTCGTTGTAAATTATACCCCGGAAATTGATGCTATCGAAGTTAAAATCATGGAAGATTCCTTCTCTCTCGATGAGCTGATTAGGCTTTTGAAAAAGGGAGTCGATTTTAACCTTAACAGTGGCAAGGTCATGTTTGCCATCAAGTCTGGAAGCCAATATACAGGCATTTTATGCAAGGCAAAAGATCTCGATATTAATAATGGAGTGGCCGTCTTTAGTAAAAATTACACAATAGCCCCTGTCTATCGGTTTGGAGGGAACGACATTTTAAACTTGCACAATGGGTTCCTCTTCTATAGAAAGCCTTTTGCTGGTATCCCCATCGACCTTTATCCGGTAAGAGGACCTCGAGAAATCGTTAAAGATATCATCTTTGATTCCCTTTCCTGGAACGCCTGCAAGGCACGAGGTTTGACCCATGACCAGCATAAGAGTCTGAAGAATTTTATCGGAACCATCCCCGACTCTGATGTCACAGAAAAAATTGTATCTGAATTACATTGCTCTCTTACTGAAGCCCAAAACTATCTGGATGAATTCTTGGATAACGCTGTCAGCTATATTGACGGCAGCAGCATAGAAGATGATGTACTCGGTTCCGCCATTTCAGCCAATGATGAACTTTGGGAAAAAGGCAAAAATTCGATTCGGGAAGAATTGGTTAAAGAGAATGAAGACCTTATTGCTGAATATAATTCCCTCAATGACGATTTAGGCACCATCAAAAATGAAATCAAGGCTTCAAAAAGCACTCTTGAGAAGGCAAAGGCAGATAATGAACAATTTGAACAGAGTCTTGCAAACAGAAAAAAATTAGCTGAGGATGTAGAAAAAGCTGTCGCTGAAAAAATTCAAAACGCACGTGAAAATGCTGCTGAGTTTCTTGCAACCATGGCATTCACTACCGCCCTGCCGGAGAAGACTGAAAAAGCAGTGGAAACGGCGAAAGTCCCTGCCCTCTACCACACATTGCCCGCCAGAGGTGATATTAATGATCTTGAAGTGTATCATTCCTGGACACACGTTATAGATACGACTGCTTTTGAACTTGAACTGGCTGGAGTTTCAGGGAAGTATTCCAGTGGCCTTGCTTCTTTCCTCTGCGCTGCTTACAGCAAGAAGCAGCCGATTCTCCTTGTGGGTCCAAATACCAATGATATCATTCAGGCATTCTGTGCTTCTGTAACTCATCTTGATCATATACACGGAATTCTCCATTGCGAAGGAGAATTCAACCATCAGGTAATCGCTGAAATAGGTACTCATAATGAGGACATTGTCATCATTCATAATCTTCTGGGCAGCAGATGGATGAACGGACTTCCTGAGATTCTCTCCAAGAAAGATATTTTCTACATCGTTGAACATCCCTATGCAGAAGATATCCAAATTGAACCAAGAAGCCTCTATAACTTTATACTACCCGTTTTTACGGAATTCCTTGTTGATAAAAAGGCAGAAGGTGGTTACCGTGGCGGTTACTTCACCGAAGTCCTGGATCCTAATAAAGCTCCTGAAGATAACCATGTACGGTTAAAATCACTTCCAAAACTTGGACTGCCTGCTTTGGTAAAAAATCAAATCACTTCTCTGGCTGCTTCAATGCATGGTATCTATCCGGAAGTCAGCGGAGATGATGATTTCCTGCTTGCACTCCTTCCGATTGCCTATGCCACGATGAAGATGGACAAATTGACTGAATCACTGGATTCCTCAGATATAGCTCTTTCTAAGGATTTGAAAAGCCGCATGGAATATGTATTAGGAGATATCCAATGA